A genomic segment from Pseudorca crassidens isolate mPseCra1 chromosome 4, mPseCra1.hap1, whole genome shotgun sequence encodes:
- the ARL9 gene encoding ADP-ribosylation factor-like protein 9 isoform X1 translates to MGMERGKVKREKGKEPEKEKIREKGKEEKDKKKEVEKEKIKEKEKERGREEKSKSKEEEKRKGRETEKGKEQFTEKDEKEKDNSTLAKPPLELPEKNKQILVLGLDGAGKTSVLHSLALNRVQHSVAPTQGFNAVFISTEDSQLEFLEIGGSKPFRSCWEMYLSKGLLLIFVVDSADHNRLPEAKKHLHQLIGTNPILPLVVFANKQDLEAAYHITDIHEALALSEVGNDRKMFLFGTQVTENGSEIPSIMQDARDLIAQLAADMQ, encoded by the exons atggggatggagagggggaaagtgaagagagagaaaggaaaggagccggagaaagagaaaatacgggaaaaaggaaaggaggagaaagataaaaagaaggaggtggagaaggagaaaattaaggaaaaagaaaaggaaagggggagggaggagaaaagtaagagtaaagaagaggaaaagaggaaagggcGGGAGACGGAGAAGGGGAAGGAACAATTTACGGAAAAAGacgagaaagagaaggacaaCAGCACGTTGGCAAAGCCGCCGCTGGAGCTGCCG GAGAAAAATAAGCAGATCCTAGTGCTGGGCCTGGATGGAGCAGGAAAGACCAGTGTTCTCCACTCTCTAGCTTTAAACAGAGTCCAGCACAGCGTGGCACCAACCCAAGGTTTCAATGCAGTGTTCATCAGCACTGAAGACAGCCAGTTGGAGTTCCTGGAGA TTGGTGGCAGCAAACCTTTCCGTTCCTGTTGGGAAATGTACCTGTCCAAGGGATTGCTGCTAATCTTTGTGGTGGATTCAGCAGATCACAACAGATTACCTGAAGCTAAGAAGCACCTTCATCAACTAATTGGGACAAATCCAATCCTTCCTCTGGTTGTGTTTGCAAACAAACAG GATCTTGAAGCAGCCTATCACATTACAGATATCCATGAAGCTTTGGCATTATCTGAGGTGGGAAATGACAGGAAGATGTTCTTGTTTGGAACCCAGGTGACTGAGAATGGCTCAGAGATACCCTCCATCATGCAAGATGCCAGAGACCTGATTGCACAGCTGGCTGCAGACATGCAGTGA
- the ARL9 gene encoding ADP-ribosylation factor-like protein 9 isoform X2: MGMERGKVKREKGKEPEKEKIREKGKEEKDKKKEVEKEKIKEKEKERGREEKSKSKEEEKRKGRETEKGKEQFTEKDEKEKDNSTLAKPPLELPEKNKQILVLGLDGAGKTSVLHSLALNRVQHSVAPTQGFNAVFISTEDSQLEFLEIGGSKPFRSCWEMYLSKGLLLIFVVDSADHNRLPEAKKHLHQLIGTNPILPLVVFANKQMWGIFFGEFQCLPVDDCSAVSCDSSALARRSEHTSFYSTILNQSTC, encoded by the exons atggggatggagagggggaaagtgaagagagagaaaggaaaggagccggagaaagagaaaatacgggaaaaaggaaaggaggagaaagataaaaagaaggaggtggagaaggagaaaattaaggaaaaagaaaaggaaagggggagggaggagaaaagtaagagtaaagaagaggaaaagaggaaagggcGGGAGACGGAGAAGGGGAAGGAACAATTTACGGAAAAAGacgagaaagagaaggacaaCAGCACGTTGGCAAAGCCGCCGCTGGAGCTGCCG GAGAAAAATAAGCAGATCCTAGTGCTGGGCCTGGATGGAGCAGGAAAGACCAGTGTTCTCCACTCTCTAGCTTTAAACAGAGTCCAGCACAGCGTGGCACCAACCCAAGGTTTCAATGCAGTGTTCATCAGCACTGAAGACAGCCAGTTGGAGTTCCTGGAGA TTGGTGGCAGCAAACCTTTCCGTTCCTGTTGGGAAATGTACCTGTCCAAGGGATTGCTGCTAATCTTTGTGGTGGATTCAGCAGATCACAACAGATTACCTGAAGCTAAGAAGCACCTTCATCAACTAATTGGGACAAATCCAATCCTTCCTCTGGTTGTGTTTGCAAACAAACAG atgtggggtatcttttttggtgagttccagtgtcttcctgtcgatgactgttcagcagttagttgtgattccagtgctcttgcaagaaggagtgagcacacatccttctactccaccatcttgaaccaatctacCTGTTGA
- the ARL9 gene encoding ADP-ribosylation factor-like protein 9 isoform X3 — MEQEKNKQILVLGLDGAGKTSVLHSLALNRVQHSVAPTQGFNAVFISTEDSQLEFLEIGGSKPFRSCWEMYLSKGLLLIFVVDSADHNRLPEAKKHLHQLIGTNPILPLVVFANKQDLEAAYHITDIHEALALSEVGNDRKMFLFGTQVTENGSEIPSIMQDARDLIAQLAADMQ; from the exons ATGGAACAG GAGAAAAATAAGCAGATCCTAGTGCTGGGCCTGGATGGAGCAGGAAAGACCAGTGTTCTCCACTCTCTAGCTTTAAACAGAGTCCAGCACAGCGTGGCACCAACCCAAGGTTTCAATGCAGTGTTCATCAGCACTGAAGACAGCCAGTTGGAGTTCCTGGAGA TTGGTGGCAGCAAACCTTTCCGTTCCTGTTGGGAAATGTACCTGTCCAAGGGATTGCTGCTAATCTTTGTGGTGGATTCAGCAGATCACAACAGATTACCTGAAGCTAAGAAGCACCTTCATCAACTAATTGGGACAAATCCAATCCTTCCTCTGGTTGTGTTTGCAAACAAACAG GATCTTGAAGCAGCCTATCACATTACAGATATCCATGAAGCTTTGGCATTATCTGAGGTGGGAAATGACAGGAAGATGTTCTTGTTTGGAACCCAGGTGACTGAGAATGGCTCAGAGATACCCTCCATCATGCAAGATGCCAGAGACCTGATTGCACAGCTGGCTGCAGACATGCAGTGA